In Erythrobacter sp. F6033, a single genomic region encodes these proteins:
- a CDS encoding M2 family metallopeptidase has translation MKLAKTALKTSFAALAISLVSAPLPALADDHAAQEVTEAEFPLTPEGAAQFVASAEAEMAEFSTTAAHIYWLQATNINYDSNKLAAKYGAEATLMSVKFANEAAKYASIEGLDADVSRKLDMLRNGISMPAPSRDGAAEELSNIATDLGAQYGQGKGTLNGEPINGSDIEAEMGNPERTPAELAEMWASWHDNVGAPMREDYTRMLAIANEGATELGFDNVGTMWRSGYDMTPEQFAAETERMWQEVKPLYVALHTYVRRKLNEKHGDAVQPATGPIRADLLGNMWAQEWGNIYPLVAPEGAGDIGYDLTDLIVEKDLDAVAMTKVGEDFFSSLGFDPLPETFWERSQFVKPRDRDVVCHASAWNLDNVDDIRIKMCIKQNADDFITIHHELGHNYYQRAYNDKDFLHLTGANDGFHEAIGDMIALSITPDYLVQIDMLEEDQVPSADKDIGLLLRQAMDKVAFLPFGLLVDRYRWSLFDGSVAPQDYNTAWTELRTEYQGIVPPVERPDDAFDPGAKYHVPGNVSYTRYFLARLLQFQFYKAACDTAGWEGPLHRCSFYGNEEVGQNLNAMLEMGASKPWPDALEAFTGERQMSGKAMVEYFAPLMDWLEEQNKGQEQGW, from the coding sequence ATGAAACTCGCAAAAACTGCGCTTAAAACCTCATTTGCCGCTCTGGCGATCTCGCTCGTGTCGGCGCCGCTGCCAGCGCTCGCTGATGATCATGCTGCGCAAGAAGTCACCGAAGCAGAATTTCCTCTGACTCCAGAAGGCGCAGCGCAGTTTGTCGCATCCGCCGAAGCCGAAATGGCCGAGTTTTCGACCACCGCTGCGCATATCTATTGGTTGCAGGCGACCAACATCAATTACGACAGCAACAAGCTGGCTGCGAAGTACGGTGCCGAAGCGACCCTGATGAGCGTCAAATTCGCCAATGAAGCGGCGAAATATGCGTCGATCGAGGGGCTTGATGCTGATGTTTCACGCAAACTCGATATGCTGCGCAACGGCATCTCTATGCCAGCCCCTTCGCGGGATGGGGCCGCCGAAGAGTTGTCCAACATCGCGACCGACCTTGGCGCACAATACGGACAAGGCAAAGGGACGCTTAACGGTGAACCGATCAATGGTTCGGACATCGAAGCCGAAATGGGCAATCCGGAGCGCACACCGGCAGAACTCGCCGAAATGTGGGCAAGCTGGCACGATAATGTCGGCGCGCCAATGCGTGAAGATTACACCCGCATGCTGGCCATCGCCAATGAAGGCGCGACCGAACTGGGTTTCGACAATGTCGGCACAATGTGGCGTTCCGGCTATGACATGACGCCGGAGCAATTTGCTGCCGAAACAGAGCGCATGTGGCAGGAAGTGAAGCCGCTCTATGTTGCGCTTCACACCTACGTCCGCCGCAAACTTAATGAAAAACACGGCGATGCTGTTCAGCCTGCTACCGGTCCGATCCGCGCAGATTTGCTCGGCAATATGTGGGCTCAGGAATGGGGTAACATCTATCCACTCGTGGCTCCTGAAGGTGCCGGTGACATCGGTTATGATTTAACCGATTTGATCGTCGAGAAAGATCTCGATGCGGTTGCGATGACCAAAGTAGGCGAAGACTTCTTCTCCTCGCTTGGTTTCGATCCGCTTCCCGAGACGTTCTGGGAACGCAGTCAATTTGTGAAACCGCGCGACCGCGATGTTGTGTGCCATGCCTCAGCATGGAACCTCGACAATGTCGACGATATCCGGATCAAGATGTGCATCAAGCAGAATGCTGACGACTTTATCACGATCCACCACGAGCTGGGCCACAACTATTATCAGCGCGCCTATAACGACAAAGATTTCCTGCACCTGACAGGCGCGAATGACGGCTTCCACGAAGCGATTGGCGATATGATCGCGCTGTCGATCACGCCAGATTATCTTGTGCAGATTGATATGCTCGAAGAAGATCAGGTGCCAAGCGCTGATAAAGATATTGGTCTGCTGCTGCGTCAGGCGATGGACAAGGTTGCCTTCCTGCCGTTCGGTCTGCTGGTAGACCGCTATCGTTGGAGCCTGTTCGATGGCTCTGTAGCGCCGCAGGATTACAACACGGCATGGACAGAGCTGCGCACCGAGTATCAGGGAATTGTCCCACCAGTAGAGCGTCCTGACGATGCATTTGATCCGGGCGCGAAATACCACGTTCCGGGTAATGTCAGCTACACGCGCTACTTCCTCGCGCGTTTGCTGCAATTCCAATTCTACAAAGCCGCTTGTGACACCGCAGGTTGGGAAGGGCCGCTCCACCGCTGCTCTTTCTATGGCAATGAAGAAGTCGGTCAGAACCTCAACGCGATGCTCGAAATGGGTGCGTCCAAGCCATGGCCAGACGCTCTCGAAGCCTTCACTGGTGAACGCCAGATGTCGGGTAAGGCGATGGTCGAATACTTCGCCCCGCTGATGGACTGGCTTGAAGAGCAGAACAAAGGCCAAGAGCAGGGCTGGTAA
- a CDS encoding aspartate-semialdehyde dehydrogenase: MHKFLALALILGVAACDSSNVPSPAERQSGAAAPIEAVDETLVSLRGDGLAAGAEAFYFAAGQNEVTAALTATLDERTGGGPMPECGAGPMENASFSGGLTVNFKDGIFVGWFHNNGSDQIAVDGEFGIGASRADVEALPGFTLIEDSTLGEEFALGDRIGGFFENGKVSTIYAGTQCFFR, encoded by the coding sequence ATGCATAAATTTTTGGCTTTGGCCTTAATCCTGGGTGTTGCAGCATGCGACAGCAGCAATGTTCCGTCTCCGGCTGAACGCCAGTCTGGTGCCGCGGCTCCAATTGAAGCCGTAGATGAAACACTTGTGTCGCTACGCGGAGACGGGCTCGCCGCGGGAGCAGAGGCGTTCTACTTCGCTGCGGGCCAGAATGAAGTGACTGCTGCACTAACAGCTACCCTTGACGAACGCACTGGCGGCGGACCTATGCCGGAATGCGGTGCTGGCCCCATGGAAAACGCTTCTTTCTCAGGTGGGCTTACTGTGAATTTCAAAGACGGAATTTTCGTTGGCTGGTTTCACAACAACGGCAGCGATCAGATCGCAGTTGATGGCGAATTTGGCATTGGCGCCTCGAGAGCAGATGTCGAAGCATTGCCGGGCTTCACTTTAATCGAGGATAGCACTCTGGGTGAGGAGTTTGCTCTGGGTGACCGGATCGGCGGTTTCTTCGAGAATGGTAAAGTGTCGACCATTTACGCCGGGACGCAGTGCTTTTTCCGATAG
- a CDS encoding YncE family protein: protein MMRFAVPVLCVMAITACAPGGDAASIGEVQSREAHPTLFVANKRGNTLSKVDLETGEEVLRLDSCTNPHELATSPDRKHVALACYGGTTVDVFQTGDLTKVASLELGENARPHGIVWHPNTAIFVTAEGRKSVFRITGPLSDTPEFAEFRTNQDGSHMLAVSPDARTVWTTDLGSKTVTRVNLDDALDLRTVTVGEEPEGISLAPDGSALWVSARGSNQAIELDPTTMAVRNTIDTGAFPLRLSIRPQGDVAVTSDLVDGGLTVIDLKTAKVVRSIEVSGKAEAQQRFQVTILWSDDGTRIYVAETASNTVAEVDYASGTVLRRLPTGEGGDGLAILP from the coding sequence ATGATGCGTTTCGCTGTCCCGGTGCTGTGTGTGATGGCAATCACGGCATGTGCGCCGGGCGGCGATGCTGCGTCCATAGGCGAAGTGCAGTCGAGGGAGGCTCACCCGACTTTGTTTGTCGCGAATAAGCGCGGCAATACGCTTTCAAAGGTTGACCTTGAGACTGGCGAGGAAGTGCTGCGGCTTGATAGTTGCACAAATCCGCATGAGCTTGCGACTTCGCCTGATCGGAAGCACGTTGCGCTCGCTTGTTATGGCGGGACTACCGTGGATGTCTTCCAGACGGGCGATCTCACCAAAGTGGCAAGCTTGGAACTGGGCGAAAATGCACGCCCGCATGGCATTGTTTGGCATCCCAATACGGCAATCTTTGTGACAGCTGAGGGGCGCAAATCCGTGTTCCGAATCACAGGGCCTCTATCTGACACGCCAGAATTTGCAGAATTCAGAACCAATCAGGATGGCAGTCACATGCTGGCTGTTTCGCCAGATGCGCGGACTGTTTGGACGACCGATCTCGGATCAAAGACAGTAACGCGGGTCAATCTGGATGACGCATTGGATCTGCGCACCGTTACAGTGGGTGAGGAACCTGAAGGTATCTCGTTGGCTCCCGACGGGTCAGCACTGTGGGTCTCGGCTCGCGGGTCAAATCAGGCGATTGAGCTCGATCCAACCACAATGGCGGTGCGCAACACGATTGATACGGGCGCGTTTCCACTTCGATTGTCTATCCGTCCGCAAGGCGATGTCGCGGTAACATCTGATCTAGTGGATGGCGGATTGACCGTGATTGATCTGAAGACTGCAAAAGTGGTCCGCTCAATCGAAGTATCCGGAAAAGCCGAAGCGCAGCAGCGTTTTCAGGTCACGATCCTATGGTCCGATGATGGGACGCGCATCTACGTCGCCGAAACAGCAAGCAACACCGTTGCTGAGGTCGACTATGCCAGCGGCACAGTCTTACGCCGGCTGCCGACTGGCGAGGGTGGGGACGGGTTGGCCATCCTACCTTAG
- a CDS encoding alpha/beta hydrolase, with product MDTRDWRNKARYFDYQGHQIAYWVGENTNARPLLLVHGFPTCAWDWVPVWETLGAQHHLIACDMLGFGLSDKPRSGYSIHLQTDIQTALLNHLGIGEFDALVHDYGVSVGQELLARQQENSAAAGLGKMVFLNGGIFPDQHRARPIQKLGVSPFGFLLGLLFSRKGFGKSFSEVFGPETQPSEAELDAFWEFISHKDGNRITHKLLHYIADRVTHKTRWEAALVAAEDKVGLINGALDPVSGKHAYDRWRATVPNARHHLIETVGHYPQVEAPREVAAKALEWLSD from the coding sequence ATGGATACTCGGGATTGGCGAAACAAGGCGAGGTATTTCGACTATCAGGGGCACCAGATTGCCTACTGGGTCGGAGAGAATACGAATGCGCGTCCGCTGCTGCTGGTTCACGGTTTCCCAACCTGCGCCTGGGACTGGGTTCCGGTCTGGGAAACTCTTGGGGCGCAGCATCATCTGATAGCTTGCGATATGCTGGGTTTCGGCCTGTCGGATAAACCGCGCTCAGGGTATTCGATCCATCTTCAAACAGACATTCAGACCGCACTCCTAAATCATCTAGGCATCGGTGAATTTGACGCACTGGTGCATGATTATGGAGTTTCAGTTGGGCAGGAATTGCTCGCCCGGCAACAAGAAAACTCCGCCGCCGCGGGCCTGGGCAAAATGGTGTTCCTGAATGGTGGGATATTCCCCGATCAACATCGTGCGCGGCCGATCCAGAAGCTTGGTGTTTCGCCGTTCGGCTTTTTGCTCGGGCTGCTTTTCAGCCGCAAAGGGTTCGGAAAGAGCTTCTCAGAAGTGTTCGGACCGGAAACCCAGCCAAGCGAAGCCGAGCTAGATGCGTTCTGGGAATTCATCAGCCACAAAGACGGCAACCGCATCACGCACAAACTGCTGCACTATATTGCCGACCGGGTGACCCATAAAACCCGCTGGGAAGCCGCTTTGGTGGCCGCTGAGGACAAAGTCGGCCTGATCAACGGCGCGCTTGATCCCGTCTCAGGAAAGCACGCATATGACCGCTGGCGTGCGACGGTGCCCAACGCGCGCCACCATCTGATCGAAACCGTAGGGCATTACCCTCAAGTGGAGGCTCCCAGAGAAGTCGCCGCAAAAGCGCTCGAATGGCTGTCGGATTAG
- a CDS encoding aspartate-semialdehyde dehydrogenase yields the protein MGYRVAVVGATGNVGREMMMILAEREFPIDEVAAVASSRSHGSEVEFGDTGKMLKCKNIEHFDWAGWDIALFAAGSGPAKEYAPKAAAAGCVVIDNSSLYRMDPDVPLIVPEVNPDAIDDYSKRNIIANPNCSTAQLVVALKPLHDAATIKRVVVSTYQSVSGAGKSGMDELFEQSRAIFVGDPVEPSTFTKQIAFNVIPHIDVFLDDGSTKEEWKMVVETKKILDPKVKMNATCVRVPVFVGHSESVNIEFEKELSAEQAQEILREAPGIMLVDKREDEGYVTPVECAGDSATYISRVREDPTVENGLSLWCVSDNLRKGAALNAVQIAELLGRRHLKKG from the coding sequence TTGGGTTATCGGGTGGCAGTCGTTGGCGCGACGGGCAATGTCGGACGCGAAATGATGATGATCCTTGCGGAGCGCGAGTTTCCGATTGATGAAGTCGCTGCAGTTGCCAGTAGCCGTTCGCACGGCAGCGAAGTAGAATTCGGCGACACCGGCAAGATGCTCAAATGCAAGAATATCGAGCATTTCGACTGGGCCGGTTGGGACATCGCTCTGTTCGCTGCGGGTAGCGGCCCTGCCAAAGAGTACGCGCCTAAAGCTGCTGCGGCCGGCTGCGTCGTGATCGACAACTCCTCGCTCTATCGGATGGACCCTGATGTGCCGCTGATCGTGCCGGAAGTGAACCCGGACGCGATCGATGATTATTCAAAGCGGAATATCATCGCCAACCCCAATTGCTCGACCGCTCAATTGGTGGTCGCGCTTAAGCCTTTGCATGATGCCGCGACGATCAAGCGCGTGGTGGTTTCGACCTATCAGTCGGTTTCCGGTGCGGGTAAGTCGGGGATGGACGAGCTATTTGAACAAAGTCGTGCGATCTTTGTCGGCGATCCGGTTGAGCCAAGCACGTTCACCAAACAGATCGCATTCAATGTGATCCCGCATATCGATGTCTTCCTTGACGATGGTTCGACCAAAGAAGAGTGGAAGATGGTCGTCGAGACCAAGAAAATCCTTGATCCTAAGGTGAAAATGAACGCGACTTGTGTGCGCGTGCCGGTTTTTGTGGGTCACTCTGAGTCCGTGAACATTGAGTTCGAAAAAGAGCTCTCTGCCGAGCAAGCGCAAGAAATCCTCCGCGAAGCCCCTGGCATCATGCTGGTCGATAAGCGGGAAGACGAGGGCTATGTGACGCCGGTTGAATGCGCCGGCGATAGCGCAACTTATATCAGCCGCGTTCGCGAAGATCCGACCGTTGAGAACGGCCTTTCGCTCTGGTGTGTTAGTGATAACTTGCGCAAAGGCGCTGCACTGAACGCGGTTCAGATCGCAGAGCTTCTGGGACGGCGGCATTTGAAAAAGGGGTAG
- a CDS encoding GFA family protein: MANGTKGFETAVNPQEFTGGCQCGAVRYRIRAERLACYACHCRECQKQSASAFGISVPVAQDNFTLEGEVLMWRRPTDSGSFTNCYFCAECGTRIYHAGESRPSKVTIKGGSLDNASELAPVAHIWTISKQAWVVLPEGIPQWDKQPENADEWTELLA, from the coding sequence ATGGCGAATGGAACAAAAGGGTTTGAAACGGCGGTGAATCCACAAGAGTTCACTGGAGGGTGCCAATGCGGTGCCGTTCGATACCGGATCAGGGCCGAACGCTTGGCTTGCTACGCTTGCCATTGCAGAGAGTGTCAAAAGCAATCCGCAAGCGCATTCGGGATTTCTGTGCCCGTTGCGCAAGACAATTTCACTTTGGAAGGCGAGGTCTTGATGTGGCGCCGCCCAACAGACAGCGGGTCCTTCACGAACTGCTATTTCTGCGCCGAGTGCGGGACACGGATTTATCATGCCGGAGAAAGCCGTCCGAGCAAGGTGACGATCAAAGGCGGGTCTCTCGACAACGCATCTGAATTGGCACCGGTCGCGCATATTTGGACAATAAGCAAACAAGCTTGGGTTGTCTTGCCGGAGGGCATTCCGCAATGGGACAAGCAGCCTGAAAACGCAGATGAATGGACAGAATTGCTGGCATGA
- a CDS encoding DPP IV N-terminal domain-containing protein produces MRLSLLAAAAVVLSAPAIADDHTMSEPKELTFERVFASPSLNGSSPRQAKLSPDGRYLTLLRNRDDDRDRYDLWGFDVSSGEWTMLVDSEALGTGRELSEDEKMQRERARVGNLKGIISYQWASDGSGVLVPLDGDLYFAKLDGSVQRLTDTEESELNPKLSSKGGFVSFVRDRQLWVGEVGSEAAPITPKEEDTIRWGEAEFVAQEEMGRLTGYWWNGSDTRIAVQRTDESPVGIVTRAAIGATGTKVFDQRYPVAGSDNAIVELYVMDPDGENRVKVDIGEETDIYIARVNWAADGSLYVQRQNREQTVLDMLKVDPSTGESEVWFTEKAAREDYWINLSNNYRFLSDGTLLWWSERSGYGQFYRFDGSEWTQLTSGISPATSLVGVNQETRELFYQRTDNVLTQQIYRTFLDGETRPTLITDAEYMNSASMDGKGRSLYITRSKTDQPAQSYLADTSGERLTWVEENALDADHPYTPYLTSHAAPEYGTVKAEDGTDLHYMMLKPEMEAGKQYPVFYYHYSGPGPQIVDKGWGGALAQAVVDKGYIYFALDNRGTANRGVDFEQPLYRAMGGVEVRDQKVGAEFLKTLDYVDGDKIALYGWSYGGYMTLKQLQADRGLYAAGISGAPVTKWELYDTHYTERFMGDPRKVPEAYEAASAIPDATKISDPMLLIHGMADDNVVFENSSELISVLQEGNVPFEMMLYPGYTHRVAGENISPHLWNTIFRFLESHGVTPPE; encoded by the coding sequence ATGCGCTTATCGCTTCTCGCCGCTGCTGCCGTTGTCCTGTCCGCTCCTGCGATCGCGGATGATCACACAATGAGCGAGCCGAAAGAGCTTACCTTTGAGCGGGTGTTCGCTTCGCCATCGCTCAATGGCTCCAGCCCCCGTCAGGCGAAGCTTTCGCCAGATGGCCGATATCTCACCCTGCTGCGCAACCGCGATGATGACCGCGACCGTTACGATCTGTGGGGCTTTGATGTTTCGAGCGGCGAATGGACGATGCTGGTCGATAGCGAAGCACTCGGCACGGGCCGCGAGCTTTCCGAAGATGAAAAGATGCAGCGTGAGCGTGCGCGCGTCGGCAATCTTAAGGGGATCATTTCCTACCAATGGGCCAGCGATGGCTCGGGGGTGCTAGTCCCGCTGGATGGCGATCTCTATTTTGCGAAACTTGATGGTAGTGTTCAACGCCTGACGGATACCGAAGAGAGCGAACTCAATCCGAAATTGTCGAGCAAAGGTGGCTTCGTCTCCTTCGTGCGTGATCGCCAACTGTGGGTCGGTGAAGTCGGCTCGGAAGCCGCTCCGATCACTCCGAAAGAAGAGGACACAATTCGCTGGGGCGAAGCGGAGTTCGTAGCGCAGGAAGAAATGGGCCGTCTCACCGGATATTGGTGGAACGGCAGCGACACCCGTATTGCCGTGCAGCGCACTGATGAAAGTCCCGTCGGTATTGTGACCCGCGCGGCCATAGGTGCGACAGGCACGAAAGTGTTCGATCAACGCTATCCGGTTGCCGGTTCTGACAACGCCATTGTTGAGCTTTACGTGATGGACCCCGATGGGGAGAACCGGGTTAAGGTCGATATCGGTGAAGAAACCGACATCTACATCGCCCGAGTAAATTGGGCGGCGGATGGCTCGCTCTATGTTCAGCGCCAGAACCGCGAGCAGACTGTGCTCGACATGTTGAAAGTCGATCCTTCAACGGGCGAGAGCGAGGTCTGGTTTACGGAAAAAGCGGCTCGCGAAGATTACTGGATCAATCTCAGCAACAATTACCGCTTCCTATCGGATGGTACTTTGCTGTGGTGGTCAGAGCGAAGCGGATATGGTCAGTTCTATCGGTTCGACGGCAGTGAATGGACGCAGCTTACCAGCGGCATATCACCGGCGACTTCGCTTGTTGGAGTGAATCAGGAAACGCGCGAGCTGTTCTACCAGCGTACCGACAATGTGCTGACTCAGCAGATTTACCGTACGTTCTTAGACGGAGAAACCCGTCCGACATTGATCACTGATGCGGAGTATATGAATTCGGCCAGCATGGATGGCAAAGGGCGCTCGCTTTACATCACGCGCTCCAAAACCGATCAGCCGGCCCAAAGCTATCTCGCGGATACGAGCGGCGAGCGTCTGACGTGGGTCGAAGAAAACGCGCTGGATGCCGATCATCCGTACACGCCGTATCTCACGAGCCACGCTGCGCCGGAATACGGCACCGTAAAGGCGGAAGACGGCACCGATCTCCATTACATGATGCTTAAACCTGAGATGGAAGCGGGCAAGCAATATCCAGTCTTCTACTACCATTATTCAGGCCCAGGACCTCAGATCGTGGACAAGGGGTGGGGCGGTGCTCTCGCGCAGGCGGTGGTCGATAAGGGCTACATCTATTTTGCGCTCGACAATCGCGGCACGGCCAATCGCGGCGTTGATTTCGAACAGCCGCTTTACCGCGCGATGGGCGGGGTCGAAGTGCGCGATCAGAAAGTTGGCGCGGAGTTCCTGAAAACGCTCGACTACGTCGATGGTGACAAGATCGCGCTCTATGGCTGGTCTTATGGTGGATACATGACGCTAAAGCAGCTGCAAGCCGATCGGGGGCTGTATGCCGCTGGTATTTCCGGCGCGCCGGTGACCAAGTGGGAGCTGTACGATACCCACTACACAGAGCGCTTTATGGGTGATCCGCGTAAAGTGCCCGAGGCTTACGAAGCGGCGAGCGCCATCCCCGATGCGACCAAAATCAGCGACCCGATGCTGCTGATCCATGGCATGGCGGATGATAACGTGGTGTTTGAGAACTCATCCGAATTGATCAGCGTTCTGCAGGAAGGCAATGTGCCGTTCGAGATGATGCTCTATCCCGGGTACACGCACCGCGTCGCGGGCGAAAATATCTCGCCGCATCTGTGGAACACCATCTTCCGTTTCCTTGAGAGCCACGGCGTTACTCCGCCGGAGTAG
- a CDS encoding DsbA family protein, whose protein sequence is MTLTADLFFSFRSPYSYLAIGRYRAIAEEYDVDITLRTVWPIAIRDPDILFTGNPNAPRYILMDSMRVAEKLGIPYRWPRPDPVVQNLMTREISADQPHIYRIGRMGQAATRRGKGLAFADEVSRIIFSGEVDGWNEGDHLSGAATRAGLDFAELEAEAASDAEALDAEIAENQAALEAAGHWGVPTLVFDGEPFFGQDRIEMAQWRMEQKGLKRR, encoded by the coding sequence ATGACACTCACTGCAGACCTCTTTTTCAGCTTCCGCTCTCCATATTCTTACCTTGCTATTGGGCGTTATCGCGCGATAGCCGAGGAGTATGACGTCGACATAACTTTGCGCACCGTCTGGCCGATTGCGATCCGCGATCCGGACATTCTGTTCACCGGTAACCCGAACGCGCCAAGATACATCTTGATGGACTCTATGCGGGTCGCGGAAAAGTTGGGCATTCCGTATCGCTGGCCACGCCCCGATCCCGTGGTGCAAAACCTGATGACGCGCGAAATTTCTGCAGATCAGCCTCACATCTATCGCATAGGCCGCATGGGGCAGGCTGCGACGCGCCGAGGCAAGGGCCTGGCCTTTGCCGATGAAGTTTCGCGGATCATTTTTTCTGGTGAAGTTGATGGCTGGAATGAGGGCGATCATCTCTCAGGAGCGGCAACACGCGCCGGACTGGATTTCGCTGAACTCGAAGCCGAAGCTGCGTCTGACGCGGAGGCTCTTGATGCTGAGATCGCCGAAAACCAAGCCGCTTTGGAGGCGGCAGGCCATTGGGGTGTGCCAACTTTGGTGTTCGATGGCGAGCCGTTCTTCGGGCAGGATCGCATCGAAATGGCTCAATGGCGAATGGAACAAAAGGGTTTGAAACGGCGGTGA
- a CDS encoding alpha/beta fold hydrolase, translating into MTELSKSAFSSFDGTELAIHRQGAGKPVILLHGLFSSADMNWIKWGHAKRLAEAGFEAIMLDFRVHGESEAPNDPAAFPSGVLVRDVAALIDHLGLSDGEYDLVGFSLGARTSIHGCATGALHPRRLIACGMGVAGLAEWEKRSAFFKRVIDEFDTIERGDPAYLSRQFLKSQGVDRVAARLLLNAFEDLDPAVLSNVEASTLVLCGDKDEDNGSAADLAELLPNAEYQTVPGGHLDSATKPELGEAIVEYLRTS; encoded by the coding sequence ATGACAGAATTATCAAAATCCGCCTTTTCATCGTTTGATGGCACCGAGCTGGCGATCCACCGTCAAGGCGCGGGAAAGCCCGTGATTCTGCTTCATGGCCTGTTTTCCAGCGCGGACATGAACTGGATCAAATGGGGCCATGCAAAGCGATTGGCTGAAGCTGGATTTGAAGCGATCATGCTCGATTTCCGTGTGCACGGTGAAAGCGAAGCACCGAATGATCCTGCGGCGTTTCCCAGCGGGGTCTTGGTACGTGATGTTGCGGCTCTGATTGATCATCTCGGGCTGTCTGACGGTGAATATGATCTGGTCGGCTTCTCGCTGGGCGCGCGCACATCCATCCACGGTTGCGCCACCGGGGCTCTCCACCCTCGGCGTTTGATCGCATGCGGCATGGGCGTGGCTGGCCTTGCAGAATGGGAGAAGCGGTCCGCGTTCTTTAAGCGTGTGATTGATGAATTCGACACTATCGAGCGCGGTGATCCTGCATATCTCTCGCGTCAATTTCTGAAATCGCAGGGTGTCGACCGTGTAGCGGCGCGGTTGTTGCTCAATGCTTTTGAAGACCTCGATCCGGCGGTGCTTTCGAATGTCGAGGCGTCCACACTGGTCCTTTGCGGTGATAAGGATGAAGACAACGGTTCGGCCGCCGATTTGGCCGAATTGCTGCCAAATGCGGAATATCAGACGGTCCCAGGAGGTCACCTTGATAGCGCGACCAAGCCGGAGCTTGGCGAGGCAATCGTAGAATATCTGAGAACATCATGA